A genomic window from Enoplosus armatus isolate fEnoArm2 chromosome 18, fEnoArm2.hap1, whole genome shotgun sequence includes:
- the rab27b gene encoding ras-related protein Rab-27B isoform X1, with translation MTDGDYDYLIKLLALGDSGVGKTTFLYRYTDNKFNPKFITTVGIDFREKRVVYTASNPNGTTTGKTFKVHLQLWDTAGQERFRSLTTAFFRDAMGFLLMFDLTSQQSFLNVRNWMSQLQANAYCENPDIVLVGNKADLADQREVQEKQAKELADKYGIPYFETSAATGAEVDKAVITLLDLVMKRMEQCVDKPPAEPANGNGATKLDDVPPNEKKCAC, from the exons ATGACTGATGGGGATTATGACTACCTTATAAAGCTCCTTGCCCTGGGGGACTCCGGCGTGGGAAAGACCACCTTCCTGTACCGATACACAGACAACAAGTTCAACCCCAAGTTCATCACCACAGTCGGCATCGACTTCAGGGAAAAGAGAGTA gTGTACACAGCGTCCAACCCCAATGGGACGACCACAGGGAAAACCTTCAAGGTTCACCTTCAGCTCTGGGACACAGCTGGACAGGAGAG gttcCGCAGCCTGACAACGGCATTCTTCAGGGACGCCATGGGGTTCCTGCTGATGTTTGATCTCACCAGCCAGCAGAGCTTCCTCAACGTCAGAAACTGGATGA GCCAGCTACAGGCCAATGCCTACTGTGAGAATCCAGATATTGTGTTGGTGGGGAACAAGGCGGACCTGGCCGACCAGCGGGAGGTTCAGGAGAAACAGGCCAAGGAGCTGGCTGATAAATACGG GATCCCGTACTTCGAGACGAGCGCCGCGACGGGGGCGGAGGTGGACAAGGCGGTGATAACGCTGTTGGACCTGGTCATGAAGAGGATGGAGCAGTGCGTCGACAAACCGCCCGCCGAGCCGGCCAATGGGAACGGGGCCACGAAGCTTGACGACGTGCCGCCCAATGAGAAGAAATGTGCATGCTAG
- the rab27b gene encoding ras-related protein Rab-27B isoform X2: protein MTDGDYDYLIKLLALGDSGVGKTTFLYRYTDNKFNPKFITTVGIDFREKRVVYTASNPNGTTTGKTFKVHLQLWDTAGQERFRSLTTAFFRDAMGFLLMFDLTSQQSFLNVRNWMSQLQANAYCENPDIVLVGNKADLADQREVQEKQAKELADKYGQPRPRPDVALQQNTLPGSNKLCLKLRKKKKENQFFTM from the exons ATGACTGATGGGGATTATGACTACCTTATAAAGCTCCTTGCCCTGGGGGACTCCGGCGTGGGAAAGACCACCTTCCTGTACCGATACACAGACAACAAGTTCAACCCCAAGTTCATCACCACAGTCGGCATCGACTTCAGGGAAAAGAGAGTA gTGTACACAGCGTCCAACCCCAATGGGACGACCACAGGGAAAACCTTCAAGGTTCACCTTCAGCTCTGGGACACAGCTGGACAGGAGAG gttcCGCAGCCTGACAACGGCATTCTTCAGGGACGCCATGGGGTTCCTGCTGATGTTTGATCTCACCAGCCAGCAGAGCTTCCTCAACGTCAGAAACTGGATGA GCCAGCTACAGGCCAATGCCTACTGTGAGAATCCAGATATTGTGTTGGTGGGGAACAAGGCGGACCTGGCCGACCAGCGGGAGGTTCAGGAGAAACAGGCCAAGGAGCTGGCTGATAAATACGG CCAGCCAAGACCTCGGCCTGATGTTGCCCTGCAACAAAATACTCTTCCAGGAAGTAATAAACTCTGTCTTAAActccggaaaaaaaaaaaagaaaaccagttTTTCACAATGTGA